Proteins encoded within one genomic window of Anopheles gambiae chromosome 3, idAnoGambNW_F1_1, whole genome shotgun sequence:
- the LOC133393026 gene encoding uncharacterized protein LOC133393026, whose amino-acid sequence MSSSEGSGDSERSTTSLASGVDSFQQRVENLRAKYQDILQEGFFRNLQHDWLGQQAAEPNLSQSPSDASTLECVSDTSGSFIVLNGRKFPLELFRERSPKVEGDSPIVKKSIKRSSSKQLHELQGELNDYNNPYVVPTPDQIAQRNARKSRFHTARSRGCQDVRQRLHVEELPFDAEMLGTSKSGKYHSRLATQLDAHYRNELTYRPRIRNFARIDAIHNLRESGCRQFETYYREEYIVGQTRKQCIENEFYQQLAERCSELREAVRTIRQERFSATMRVLDTVKPYFETSSQLESRLKHLQSRMTSLWNQVVRLESIWVQRLKLQNFLYLIMPKEWRERNDWIHQDGDGQLESYPVSIGRRDVVNIRNIDEGNDIWAVKRFFETEYLAKHKPVHEAFSTSSELLEGVAELNTNSMTLLSRLDLMNWVKSNAETESDRVQRDFANQIQAIRCFIQDMDERRRFYEKRTVELKQLFDKLVQGPLKDAIHNVRNREIESLVAVVYGKLLPAKDRDEGSSTVRLSGVTCFGFIFEMVLQVLADFDQMPAPLIHSVEQQVRFRRRRRNILAVRAAEEEHRISQLAVQLKRGLAPPHKKPDHKVKPPRSRLRRKEQPVVEVKQHVPKLDQIFRVAFGETATMTPDERRNFEIDMIYQNYCSVQFDHFLRAIGYEPDYDMMSRVEQRDGPEENFFKRKELIPRVLKKLQHWQHMQQLLRERLFQRMSAELQGVGQ is encoded by the coding sequence ATGTCCTCCTCCGAAGGTTCCGGTGACTCCGAAAGATCTACCACCTCGCTAGCGTCCGGCGTTGACTCGTTCCAGCAAAGGGTGGAAAATTTGCGTGCAAAGTATCAGGATATTTTGCAAGAAGGATTCTTTCGAAATTTGCAGCACGATTGGTTGGGGCAGCAGGCAGCCGAACCGAACCTTTCGCAATCGCCATCGGACGCCTCAACGCTCGAATGTGTAAGCGACACAAGTGGCAGCTTTATTGTGCTGAATGGGCGAAAGTTTCCCCTGGAGCTTTTTCGTGAACGTTCTCCGAAGGTTGAAGGAGATTCTCCCATCGTGAAGAAATCGATTAAACGTAGCAGTTCAAAACAGTTGCACGAGTTGCAGGGTGAGTTGAATGATTACAACAACCCTTACGTCGTGCCAACGCCGGACCAGATCGCACAACGAAATGCCCGAAAGAGTCGCTTCCACACTGCACGCTCCCGGGGCTGTCAGGATGTGCGACAGCGCCTGCACGTTGAGGAGCTTCCGTTCGATGCGGAAATGCTGGGGACGAGCAAATCGGGCAAGTATCACTCACGCCTCGCCACCCAGCTCGATGCACACTACCGCAATGAGCTGACGTACCGGCCGCGGATACGAAACTTTGCGCGTATCGACGCGATACACAACTTGCGCGAATCGGGATGCCGCCAGTTTGAGACGTACTACCGCGAGGAGTACATCGTGGGGCAGACGCGCAAGCAGTGCATCGAGAATGAGTTCTACCAGCAGCTGGCAGAACGTTGCAGCGAGCTCCGGGAAGCGGTACGCACCATTCGGCAGGAACGGTTCAGTGCCACGATGCGTGTGCTGGACACGGTGAAGCCGTACTTTGAAACTTCCTCCCAGCTGGAGTCGCGCCTAAAGCATCTGCAGAGCCGTATGACGAGCCTGTGGAACCAGGTGGTACGACTCGAAAGCATCTGGGTGCAGCGGTTGAAACTGCAAAACTTCCTCTACCTAATCATGCCCAAAGAATGGCGCGAACGCAACGACTGGATACATCAGGACGGTGATGGGCAGCTCGAAAGCTACCCCGTTTCGATCGGTCGGCGTGATGTGGTTAACATCCGCAACATCGACGAAGGCAACGATATCTGGGCGGTGAAGCGCTTCTTCGAGACGGAGTACCTGGCGAAGCACAAACCAGTCCACGAAGCGTTCTCGACGTCGTCCGAACTGCTCGAGGGCGTGGCGGAACTGAACACCAACTCCATGACACTGCTCTCCCGGCTGGACCTGATGAACTGGGTGAAGTCGAACGCTGAAACAGAATCGGACCGGGTGCAGCGCGATTTCGCCAACCAAATACAAGCGATCCGATGCTTCATACAGGACATGGACGAGCGGCGCCGGTTCTACGAGAAGCGCACGGTGGAGTTGAAGCAACTGTTCGATAAGCTGGTCCAGGGGCCGCTCAAGGACGCCATCCACAATGTGCGCAACCGAGAGATCGAAAGCTTGGTTGCGGTTGTGTACGGTAAGCTACTGCCCGCGAAAGACCGGGATGAAGGCTCATCCACCGTTCGCCTATCCGGTGTCACCTGCTTCGGCTTCATCTTCGAGATGGTGCTGCAAGTTTTGGCCGATTTCGACCAAATGCCCGCCCCGCTGATACACTCCGTCGAGCAGCAGGTTCGGTTCCGCCGGCGGCGGCGCAACATCCTGGCGGTCCGGGCCGCCGAAGAGGAACACCGGATCAGTCAGCTGGCGGTACAGCTAAAGCGGGGGCTTGCACCGCCCCACAAGAAGCCGGATCACAAGGTGAAACCACCCCGGTCACGGCTGCGCCGCAAAGAGCAACCGGTTGTGGAGGTGAAGCAGCACGTGCCCAAGTTGGACCAAATCTTCCGGGTGGCGTTCGGGGAGACAGCCACGATGACGCCCGACGAGCGGCGCAATTTTGAGATCGATATGATCTACCAGAACTACTGCTCGGTGCAGTTCGACCACTTTCTGCGTGCGATCGGGTACGAGCCGGACTACGACATGATGAGCCGGGTGGAGCAGCGCGACGGGCCGGAGGAGAACTTTTTCAAGCGCAAGGAGCTGATCCCGCGGGTGCTGAAGAAGCTGCAGCACTGGCAGCACATGCAGCAGCTGCTGAGGGAGCGGCTGTTCCAGCGCATGTCGGCAGAGTTGCAAGGTGTCGGTCAGTAA